A genomic region of Lodderomyces elongisporus chromosome 5, complete sequence contains the following coding sequences:
- the PDB1 gene encoding pyruvate dehydrogenase E1, beta subunit: protein MSPVSSVARTAQLAAQAVRYNKPLSQLGQNQALRMNFSKNLVSQRLNNSKAGPQEMTVRDALNSALAEELDRDDDVFLMGEEVAQYNGAYKVSRGLLDRFGERRVIDTPITEMGFTGLAVGAALHGLKPVLEFMTFNFAMQAIDQIINSAAKTYYMSGGTQPCNITFRGPNGAAAGVGAQHSQDYAAWYGSIPGLKVLSPYSAEDYKGLLKAAIRDPNPVVFLENEIAYGESFPVSEEALSSDFILPIGKAKVEREGTDLTIVGHSRAVKFGMEAAEKLEKDYGVSAEVINLRSIKPLDVPTIIESLKKTKHLITVENGFPAFGVGSEICAQIMESEGFDYLDAPVERVTGCEVPTPYAKELEDFAFPDTETVLRASRKVLGL from the coding sequence atgtcACCAGTTTCCTCAGTAGCAAGAACTGCTCAATTGGCAGCCCAAGCTGTTAGATACAACAAGCCACTCAGCCAACTTGGCCAGAACCAAGCATTGAGAATGAACTTTAGCAAAAACTTGGTCTCCCAGCGTTTGAACAACTCCAAAGCTGGTCCTCAAGAGATGACCGTGAGAGACGCATTAAACTCTGCTTTGGCTGAAGAGTTGGACAGAGATGACGATGTATTTCTCATGGGTGAAGAAGTTGCCCAATACAATGGTGCTTACAAAGTGAGTAGAGGATTGTTGGACAGATTTGGTGAAAGAAGAGTTATCGACACTCCAATCACCGAGATGGGTTTCACTGGTTTGGCAGTTGGTGCTGCATTGCACGGCTTAAAACCAGTGTTGGAATTTATGACCTTCAACTTTGCTATGCAAGCCATTGATCAAATCATCAACTCTGCTGCAAAGACTTACTACATGAGTGGTGGTACTCAACCATGTAACATCACATTCAGAGGACCAAACGGTGCCGCTGCAGGTGTTGGTGCTCAACACTCCCAAGATTACGCTGCTTGGTACGGATCAATCCCAGGTTTGAAAGTCCTTTCACCATACTCCGCTGAAGACTACAAGGGTTTGCTCAAGGCTGCTATCAGAGACCCTAACCCAGTTgtgtttttggaaaatgagATTGCTTATGGTGAATCATTCCCAGTCAGCGAAGAAGCACTTTCATCTGACTTTATCTTGCCAATCGGTAAGGCCAAGGTTGAAAGAGAAGGTACCGACCTTACTATCGTTGGTCACTCTAGAGCCGTCAAGTTTGGTATGGAAGCTGctgaaaaattggaaaaagatTATGGTGTCAGCGCCGAAGTTATCAACTTGAGATCAATCAAGCCATTGGATGTGCCAACCATTATCGAGTCATTGAAGAAGACCAAGCACTTGATTACTGTTGAGAACGGATTCCCAGCATTTGGTGTTGGTTCAGAAATCTGTGCTCAAATTATGGAATCAGAGGGTTTCGACTACTTGGATGCTCCAGTTGAAagagtcactggttgtgaaGTTCCAACTCCATACGCTAAGGAATTGGAAGACTTTGCTTTCCCAGACACCGAAACCGTCTTGAGAGCCTCAAGAAAAGTCTTGGGCTTGTAA
- the MYO1_1 gene encoding class II myosin (BUSCO:EOG092608L0) — protein sequence MAIVKRGGRTRAKQQQAPAKVNNGSGAGAGAGGGIQKAEFDITKKKEVGVSDLTLLSKITDEAINENLHKRFMNDTIYTYIGHVLISVNPFRDLGIYTLENLNKYKGRNRLEVPPHVFAIAESMYYHLKSYGENQCVIISGESGAGKTEAAKQIMQYIANVSVDSGNAEISKIKDMVLATNPLLESFGCAKTLRNNNSSRHGKYLEIKFSEGSYQPIAAHITNYLLEKQRVVSQITNERNFHIFYQFTKHCPPQYQQQFGIQGPETYVYTSAAKCITVDGIDDGKDFKDTLNAMNIIGLSQAEQDNIFRILASILWTGNISFVEDESGNAAIRDDSVTNFVAYLLDVNAEILKKAITERTIETSHGMKRGSTYHVPLNIVQATAVRDALAKGLYNNLFDWIVERVNLSLQGNQGQSEKSIGILDIYGFEIFEHNSFEQICINYVNEKLQQIFIQLTLKAEQDEYVQEQIKWTPIDYFNNKVVCDLIEATRPQPGLFAALNDSIKTAHADSDAADQVFAQRLSMVGASNRHFEDRRGKFIIKHYAGDVTYDVAGMTDKNKDAMLRDLLELLGTSSNAFVTQTLFPPNLLSELVDSKKRPETASDKIKKSANILVDTLSQATPSYIRTIKPNQTKKPRDYDNQQVLHQIKYLGLKENVRIRRAGFAYRSTFQRFVQRFYLLSPATGYAGDYIWQGDDLTAVKEILRACHIPTSEYQLGTTKVFIKTPETLFALEDMRDKYWHNMAARIQRAWRRYIKRKEDAAKTIQRAWRMKNHGNQFEQFRDYGNSLLQGRKERRRFSMLGSRAYMGDYLACNDKTGFGRFVVNQVGIKEPVVFSAKGVILLSKFGRSSKRFPRIFVLTKSNLYIIAEVLVEKRLQLQREFALPVHSIKSVGLSQLQDNWVAVCLSSPTTTTPDVFINLDFKTELVAQLKKLNSGLSILIGPTVQYQKKPGKYQTVKFAIGSGPHIPPLIDSYKSGTVTVNQGLPPTSKNPKRPRAKSGKVDYSKYYNRGVRSSAQPAFQSQPTASYRSEPAYPQPTTQSYATQHQPQQPQVPTRTASRKAPPPAPSTQTAAQVSTSPQAARKPAAPARPAKKIAPQPPVKKAVSPQPPAKKTVAAPPPPPPPPALSKPKHPTYRAMYDYDGSVAGSVPLVKDTIYYVLQINGKWGLVKTMDETQEGWSPIDYLQEESSPSASAATQSYAPTTASSNPVSTASSNTYTNTTQATTMSNGSLGNGLADALKAKKSEETTLAGSLADALKKRQGVTRDDSDAEDDDDDDDW from the coding sequence ATGGCTATAGTTAAAAGAGGAGGCCGTACGAGGGCCAAGCAGCAACAAGCTCCAGCTAAGGTTAACAATGGTCtgggtgctggtgctggcgCAGGCGGTGGTATTCAAAAGGCTGAATTTGATAtcacaaagaaaaaagaagtcgGAGTGTCTGATCTTACGCTTTTATCCAAAATCACGGACGAAGCCATCAATGAAAACTTGCACAAGAGATTTATGAATGATACAATCTACACCTACATTGGTCATGTGTTGATCTCCGTGAATCCATTTAGAGATCTCGGAATCTATACTTTGGAGAATCTCAACAAATACAAGGGTCGAAATAGATTGGAAGTTCCCCCACatgtttttgcaattgcagaGTCGATGTACTACCATTTGAAATCGTATGGCGAAAACCAGTGTGTCATTATCTCTGGAGAATCGGGAGCTGGTAAAACTGAGGCCGCAAAGCAGATTATGCAATACATTGCCAACGTCTCTGTTGATTCTGGTAATGCTGAAATCTCAAAGATCAAGGATATGGTATTGGCTACAAATCCCTTGTTGGAATCATTCGGATGTGCAAAGACCTTGCGTAATAACAATTCAAGTAGACATGGAAAGTATTTGGAAATCAAGTTCAGCGAAGGTAGTTATCAGCCTATTGCCGCACATATTACAAACTACCTTTTGGAGAAACAAAGGGTTGTGTCCCAGATTACAAACGAAAGGAACTTTCATATCTTTTACCAATTCACAAAACATTGCCCACCTCAGTACCAACAGCAATTTGGAATTCAAGGGCCTGAAACATATGTTTACACTTCGGCAGCAAAATGTATTACTGTTGATGGAATAGACGATGGTAAGGATTTCAAAGATACATTGAACGCGATGAATATTATTGGGTTATCACAAGCAGAACAAGACAACATTTTTAGAATCTTGGCGCTGATTTTGTGGACCGGTAACATTTCctttgttgaagatgaaagtGGCAATGCTGCAATCAGAGATGATAGTGTAACCAACTTTGTTGCCTATCTCTTGGATGTTAATGCcgaaatattgaaaaaagcaaTTACTGAAAGAACAATTGAGACATCACATGGAATGAAGCGAGGTTCAACTTACCACGTTCCTTTGAATATTGTCCAGGCCACTGCTGTTAGAGATGCTCTTGCAAAGGGACTCTACAATAATCTCTTTGATTGGATCGTTGAGAGAGTTAATCTTTCCCTTCAGGGAAATCAGGGTCAATCAGAAAAATCAATTGGTATTCTAGACATTTACggatttgaaatttttgaacATAATTCTTTTGAACAGATTTGTATCAACTATGTTAACGAGAAATTGCAACAAATTTTCATTCAATTGACCTTGAAAGCAGAGCAAGACGAGTATGTCCAAGAGCAGATCAAGTGGACTCCAATTGAttatttcaacaacaaagttgTCTGTGATTTGATTGAAGCTACACGTCCTCAACCGGGTTTATTTGCGGCATTGAATGATTCAATTAAAACAGCACATGCCGACTCGGATGCTGCTGATCAGGTGTTTGCGCAAAGGTTGAGTATGGTTGGAGCTAGCAACCGTCATTTCGAAGATCGTCGTGGTAAGTTCATCATCAAGCACTATGCTGGTGATGTCACCTATGATGTTGCTGGTATGACTGATAAGAATAAGGATGCAATGTTGCGTGATCTTTTGGAATTATTAGGCACATCTTCGAATGCTTTTGTCACGCAAACTTTGTTCCCACCAAATCTCTTATCAGAATTGGTTGATTCTAAAAAAAGACCAGAAACTGCTTCTGATAAGATTAAAAAGAGTGCAAATATTCTTGTTGATACTTTGTCACAAGCGACACCATCTTACATTAGAACTatcaaaccaaaccaaaccaaaaagcCGCGTGATTATGATAACCAACAGGTATTGCACCAAATCAAGTATTTGGGATTGAAGGAGAATGTTAGGATTCGTAGAGCTGGTTTTGCATATCGTTCTACATTTCAAAGATTTGTTCAGAGATTTTATTTGCTTTCACCGGCGACTGGTTATGCTGGTGACTACATTTGGCAAGGTGACGATCTCACTGCAGTTAAAGAGATCTTGAGAGCTTGTCATATCCCAACTTCCGAGTACCAGTTGGGTACCACAAAGGTATTTATCAAAACCCCTGAAACATTATTTGCATTGGAAGATATGAGAGACAAATATTGGCACAATATGGCTGCCAGAATTCAAAGGGCTTGGAGAAGGTACATTAAACGTAAGGAAGATGCCGCCAAAACGATCCAAAGAGCAtggagaatgaaaaatcaTGGAAACCAGTTTGAACAGTTTAGAGATTATGGAAATTCTTTGCTTCAAGGTAGGAAAGAGCGTAGAAGGTTTTCGATGTTGGGCTCGCGTGCTTACATGGGAGATTATTTGGCATGCAATGACAAGACTGGATTCGGTAGATTTGTTGTAAACCAAGTTGGAATCAAGGAGCCAGTCGTGTTTTCTGCCAAGGGAGTAATTTTGCTTTCCAAATTCGGAAGGTCCTCGAAGCGGTTCCCACGTATATTTGTTTTAACCAAGTCCAATCTTTACATTATTGCGGAAGTTTTGGTTGAAAAAAGATTGCAGTTGCAAAGAGAGTTTGCACTTCCTGTTCATCTGATCAAAAGTGTAGGACTTTCACAATTACAGGATAATTGGGTGGCTGTGTGTTTACTGTCacccaccaccacaacaccTGATGTTTTCATTAATTTGGATTTCAAAACTGAGTTGGTTGCCCaattaaagaaattaaacTCAGGTTTATCAATCCTTATTGGTCCAACCGTGCAGTACCAAAAGAAGCCTGGTAAATACCAAACCGTGAAATTTGCCATTGGCTCGGGCCCTCATATTCCACCTTTAATTGACTCTTACAAGTCAGGAACTGTTACTGTGAATCAGGGCTTGCCACCAACTAGCAAGAACCCTAAAAGACCAAGAGCAAAACTGGGTAAAGTAGACTATTCCAAATACTACAATCGTGGAGTTAGGTCTCTGGCACAGCCAGCTTTTCAATCACAGCCGACAGCTAGCTACAGGAGTGAACCAGCATACCCTCAGCCAACAACTCAGCTGTATGCTACACAACaccaaccacaacaaccacaagtTCCAACGCGCACTGCATCGCGGAAAGCACCTCCCCCTGCTCCAAGTACACAAACTGCTGCTCAAGTTTCCACGCTGCCACAAGCTGCTCGCAAACCTGCTGCACCAGCAAGACcagcaaagaaaattgcACCCCAACCACCAGTCAAAAAAGCGGTTTCGCCCCAACCACCAGCCAAGAAAACAGTTGCTGCTCCACCCCCACCTCCACCTCCACCTGCTTTGTCGAAACCAAAACACCCAACCTACAGGGCTATGTATGATTATGATGGTTCGGTTGCTGGGTCTGTGCCATTAGTTAAGGACACTATCTACTATGTGCTTCAAATTAATGGAAAATGGGGATTAGTAAAGACTATGGATGAAACTCAAGAAGGATGGTCTCCTATAGATTATCTTCAAGAGGAGTCTTCTCCTTCTGCTAGTGCCGCTACACAATCCTATGCTCCTACGACAGCCTCATCAAACCCAGTGAGCACTGCTAGCTCCAACACGTATACAAACACTACCCAGGCAACAACCATGCTGAATGGTAGCTTGGGCAATGGTTTGGCAGATGCCTTGAAAGCCAAGAAGAGTGAGGAAACTACATTGGCGGGGTCTTTGGCAGATgcattaaagaaaagacaagGTGTCACTAGAGATGACAGTGATGCagaggatgatgatgatgacgatgactgGTGA
- a CDS encoding uncharacterized protein (BUSCO:EOG092624UF) — MSDNGSYEEVDSTNNKLNYRHAAFGEENDGLLPMAQQDLKPKPNSKSVRTKSQKNLLPQDRTYFIVLILLYLLQGVPVGLAFGSVPFILKDKLTFSQVGVFSLAAYPYSLKLLWSPFVDSMYSKKVGRRRSWIIPVQTISGIILIYLGFIMDDLMLDPRKHLKIITGCFFILVLCCATQDIAVDGWALTVLSPESLSFASTAQTIGMNCGYFMSFTIFLALSSPEFANKYLRSAPSQKGLFSLGEYLTFWGVMYLLITIIVVFIPEDPKHLVEVNRERMAKEKQYALSTYNEKKRNKLTQLTDVYSSMYEVLKLPNVQTFVVILLLAKLGFQVNEAGTNLKLLEKGLSKEDLSITVLIDFPFEMIFGYYAGRWSTGKTPLKPWLWGFLGRLLAATLAQFVVYFFPQDRQVSKVYFLAIILQHLLGSFMSTIQFVSLCAFHTKIADPAIGGTYMTTLSTLSNYGGTWPRIFIYFLIDKITLSKCQLPGDGHFLVNSDETKKQCEYSGGKIAIIRDGYYYTNALCIGLGIIIWFWVKRKAAYLQSLPNSAWRVKR, encoded by the coding sequence ATGTCTGATAATGGAAGCTATGAAGAAGTCGACTCTACGAACAACAAGCTAAATTATAGACACGCTGCGTTTGGCGAGGAAAACGACGGTCTCTTACCCATGGCCCAGCAAGACTTAAAGCCCAAACCCAACAGCAAAAGTGTTCGTACCAAATCTCAAAAAAACCTTTTACCGCAGGATCGAACATACTTTATTGTGCTTATCTTGCTATATTTATTGCAAGGTGTCCCCGTGGGATTGGCGTTTGGCTCGGTACCGTTTATTCTCAAGGATAAGTTAACTTTTTCACAAGTTGGTGTATTTTCCCTAGCAGCATACCCATACTCTTTAAAGCTCTTATGGTCACCTTTTGTGGATTCCATGTACTCAAAAAAGGTGGGGAGAAGAAGGTCTTGGATCATTCCTGTACAAACCATTTCTGGTATTATCCTAATATATCTAGGGTTTATCATGGACGATTTAATGTTGGACCCACGCAAACACCTCAAGATTATTACTgggtgtttttttattcttgtaTTGTGCTGCGCCACGCAGGATATTGCTGTTGATGGTTGGGCATTAACCGTGTTATCACCCGAAAGTCTATCATTTGCCTCTACAGCGCAAACCATTGGCATGAACTGTGGTTATTTCATGAGTTTCACCATATTTCTTGCATTGAGCTCACCAGAGTTTGCTAACAAATATTTAAGGTCTGCCCCTCTGCAAAAGggtttattttctctagGCGAATATTTGACCTTCTGGGGAGTAATGTATCTTTTGATAACTATAATTGTTGTCTTTATTCCTGAAGATCCAAAACATTTGGTCGAAGTgaatagagagagaatgGCCAAGGAGAAACAATATGCGCTTTCAACTTACaatgagaaaaagagaaacaagtTGACTCAATTGACCGATGTTTACTCGTCGATGTACGAAGTGTTGAAATTGCCCAATGTTCAAACATTTGTTGTAATTTTGCTCCTTGCAAAACTTGGGTTTCAAGTTAATGAAGCCGGTACgaatttgaaattgttaGAAAAGGGACTAAGCAAGGAGGATTTATCAATCACGGTTCTAATTGATTTCCCATTCGAGATGATCTTTGGGTACTATGCAGGAAGGTGGTCGACGGGGAAGACACCTTTAAAACCTTGGCTCTGGGGATTTTTGGGAAGATTACTTGCTGCAACACTTGCACAATTTGTCGTTTACTTTTTCCCTCAAGACAGACAAGTTTCCAAAGTATATTTTCTTGCAATTATTTTGCAACATCTTCTTGGTTCATTTATGTCAACAATCCAATTTGTTTCACTATGTGCTTTTCATACAAAGATTGCTGACCCGGCTATTGGTGGTACGTATATGACTACATTGAGCACGCTTTCCAATTATGGTGGCACATGGCCGagaatatttatttatttccttATCGATAAGATCACATTGAGCAAATGCCAACTTCCTGGAGATGGTCATTTTCTTGTCAACTCAgatgaaacaaagaagCAATGTGAATATAGTGGCGGTAAAATTGCAATCATAAGAGATGGATATTACTACACAAATGCTTTGTGTATTGGGTTGGGGATCATTATTTGGTTCTGGGTAAAGAGAAAAGCTGCATATTTACAAAGCCTTCCAAATAGTGCGTGGAGAGTCAAACGGTGA
- the RSA4 gene encoding ribosome assembly, which produces MATVIPPPSKKQKREAQKVREVDLVPEDVGNVLIRFQASDTGEATGGSIRVPGGITEKQLEELLNNLRGESDDPVPYTFSLLHKEKEEKGKEKAEAETEAVEEGKEAQGKLIDIKDTIYHSVLKPGLKTTEDFLTLVYTPRAVFKVKPVTRSNAAIAGHGATILCCSFAPNDSGRMVSGAGDSTARIWDCNTSTPMHTLSGHTNWVLCVAYSPDGTMIATGSMDNTIRLWEADTGKPIGKPLTGHSKWVSSLSWEPLHLVAPDSKPRLASSSKDGTVKVWDTASRICTLTMSGHTNSVSCVKWSGSNIVYSASHDKTIKAWDISAGGKCIQTLKSHAHWVNHLSLSTDYVLRRGGFDHTSSRNSTKLAPEELRKKAKEQYEKVAKLNGVISERLVTASDDFTMYFWEPLKSSKPLLRMTGHQKLVNHVNFSPDGRYVVSSSFDNSIKIWDGIRGTFITTLRGHVAPVYQTAWSADNRLLVSCSKDTTLKVWDIRTKKLSVDLPGHADEVYAVDWSLDGKRVASGGKDKMIRLWSH; this is translated from the coding sequence ATGGCCACTGTTattccaccaccatcaaagaaacaaaaacgaGAAGCTCAAAAAGTGAGAGAGGTGGATTTGGTCCCAGAAGATGTGGGAAATGTACTTATCAGATTCCAAGCCTCTGATACGGGTGAAGCCACTGGTGGGTCAATTCGAGTACCTGGAGGTATAACTGAGAAGCAGTTGGAAGAATTGCTTAATAATTTACGTGGAGAATCTGATGATCCTGTGCCGTATACCTTCTCCTTATTGCacaaggaaaaagaagaaaaaggaaaagaaaaagcagaagcagaaacaGAAGCAGTAGAGGAAGGAAAGGAAGCGCAAGGCAAGCTCATAGATATTAAAGATACAATTTATCATTCAGTACTTAAGCCAGGGTTGAAAACCACTGAAGACTTTCTCACTTTGGTGTATACACCAAGGGCTGTGTTTAAAGTTAAGCCAGTAACAAGATCCAATGCTGCGATAGCTGGTCATGGAGCAACCATATTGTGTTGTTCTTTCGCACCTAACGATTCAGGTAGAATGGTTTCTGGAGCAGGAGACTCGACAGCCCGGATCTGGGATTGTAACacatcaacaccaatgcATACTTTACTGGGTCACACAAATTGGGTACTATGCGTTGCATACTCTCCAGATGGTACAATGATTGCGACTGGGTCTATGGATAACACAATACGATTATGGGAAGCTGATACTGGTAAGCCTATTGGGAAACCATTAACTGGCCATTCGAAATGGGTCAGTTCTTTGAGTTGGGAGCCGTTGCACCTTGTTGCACCAGACTCTAAGCCTAGGTTGGCTTCGAGTTCGAAAGATGGTACAGTGAAAGTTTGGGATACTGCATCTAGAATTTGCACATTGACAATGAGCGGTCATACAAATTCTGTGTCCTGCGTCAAATGGTCGGGGTCCAACATCGTCTACAGTGCATCACACGACAAGACGATTAAAGCATGGGACATTTCAGCCGGTGGGAAATGTATACAAACATTGAAGAGTCATGCTCACTGGGTGAATCATTTATCGCTTTCCACAGACTACGTTTTACGAAGAGGTGGGTTTGACCATACATCATCGCGAAATTCAACAAAGCTCGCTCCAGAGGAATTGCGCAAGAAGGCCAAAGAGCAATACGAAAAGGTGGCTAAACTTAATGGTGTTATTAGTGAGCGATTAGTCACAGCAAGTGATGATTTCACAATGTACTTTTGGGAACCTTTAAAATCGTCAAAGCCTCTTTTGCGAATGACAGGGCATCAAAAATTGGTGAATCATGTCAACTTCTCGCCAGATGGTCGATATGTTGTTTCCAGCTCCTTTGACAATTCGATCAAGATCTGGGATGGAATTCGCGGAACTTTCATCACCACCTTACGTGGACACGTGGCTCCTGTTTACCAAACTGCTTGGTCTGCTGACAATCGATTATTAGTGAGTTGTTCCAAGGATACAACTTTGAAAGTCTGGGACATCCGAACCAAGAAATTGAGTGTTGATCTTCCTGGACATGCAGATGAAGTCTATGCAGTGGACTGGAGTTTAGATGGCAAAAGGGTAGCATCGGGGGGTAAGGACAAGATGATTAGGTTATGGTCTCACTAG